In a single window of the Botrytis cinerea B05.10 chromosome 12, complete sequence genome:
- the Bcras1 gene encoding Bcras1 encodes MASKFLREYKLVVVGGGGVGKSCLTIQLIQSHFVDEYDPTIEDSYRKQCVIDEEVALLDVLDTAGQEEYSAMREQYMRTGEGFLLVYSITSRQSFEEIMTFQQQILRVKDKDYFPIIVVGNKCDLEGERQVSKQEGQQLADDFGCKFIETSAKSRINVDNAFYDIVREIRRYNKEMAGYTAGGASGANNGGPQGKMEVSEGEKESGCCCILM; translated from the exons ATGGCTTCCAAG TTTTTGAGAGAGTATAAGCTGGTGGTCGTCGGTGGAGGAGGCGTTGGAAAATCTTGTTTGacaattcaattgattcaaagcCATTTCGTCGATGAATATGATCCTACGATTGAAG ATTCCTATCGTAAGCAATGCGTTATCGATGAAGAAGTCGCTTTACTGGATGTCCTCGATACCGCTGGACAAGAGGAATATTCCGCCATGAGAGAACAATATATGCGTACCGGCGAAGGTTTCTTATTGGTATACAGCATTACCAGCAGACAAAGTTTCGAGGAAATCATGAcatttcaacaacaaatttTGAGGGTTAAGGATAAGGATTACTTCCCTATTATCGTTGTTGGTAACAAATGTGATTTGGAGGGCGAGAGACAAGTTTCAAAACAAG AGGGTCAACAATTGGCAGATGATTTCGGATGCAAATTCATTGAGACGTCGGCGAAATCGAGAATTAATGTCGATAACGCTTTCTACGATATTGTTCGCGAAATCAGACGTTACAACAAAGAAATGGCGGGTTACACAGCGGGTGGTGCTAGTGGTGCAAATAATGGTGGTCCACAAGGAAAGATGGAGGTTAGTGAGGGTGAGAAGGAAAGTGGATGTTGTTGTATCCTCATGTAA